The following proteins are encoded in a genomic region of Pirellulales bacterium:
- a CDS encoding PQQ-binding-like beta-propeller repeat protein, whose product MQRFTVVLLTIFCGSLNGSKATALGAEFKAPAAVAAASKADWPSFRGPSQNGVASPDQQPPLTWSETDNVLWKAPVPGRGHASPTVYGDRVFLATADEALELQSVLCFDRRTGDAKWKIDVHTGGMDHHGHKKSSQASATVACDGERVFANFVHDGGVYTTALDLEGRQLWQTRLSDFVTHQGFGSSPTIYQSLLLVATDNKAGGVVAALDRATGKVVWQHERPKQPNYTSPVVLNVAGRPQLLLAGCDHMSSFDPQSGKQLWEIENSTTECVGAIVTDGQLVFASGGYPKKLTVAVRADGSDQVAWENTTQTYVPSMVVHKDYLYTVTDAGIVYCWKAATGEEQWKTRLGGTFNASPVLVGELLFATDQEGKTTIFKASPTGFESVGENHLGEDVYATPVFVGGQIFMRVAHGSGDARREWLYCLGAKKS is encoded by the coding sequence ATGCAACGTTTCACCGTCGTGCTGCTGACGATCTTCTGTGGTTCGCTGAACGGTTCTAAGGCCACGGCGCTTGGCGCCGAGTTCAAGGCTCCGGCTGCGGTCGCCGCGGCATCGAAGGCCGACTGGCCGTCGTTCCGCGGCCCGTCGCAAAACGGCGTCGCCAGTCCCGATCAGCAACCGCCGCTGACGTGGAGCGAAACCGACAACGTGTTGTGGAAAGCGCCCGTTCCCGGCCGGGGTCATGCCTCGCCGACGGTCTACGGCGATCGCGTTTTTCTGGCCACAGCAGATGAAGCGCTAGAGCTGCAGTCTGTATTGTGTTTCGACCGTCGCACGGGTGATGCCAAGTGGAAGATCGACGTCCACACCGGCGGCATGGATCATCACGGGCATAAGAAGAGTTCGCAAGCCTCGGCCACCGTGGCCTGCGATGGCGAGCGGGTGTTCGCGAATTTCGTTCATGACGGCGGCGTCTATACCACGGCGCTCGACCTCGAGGGGCGGCAACTGTGGCAGACGCGCCTCTCGGACTTCGTAACGCATCAGGGATTTGGTTCGTCGCCCACGATTTATCAATCGCTGCTGCTGGTCGCGACGGACAATAAAGCCGGCGGTGTCGTGGCCGCGCTCGATCGCGCGACGGGCAAGGTCGTGTGGCAGCATGAACGGCCCAAGCAACCGAACTACACGTCACCTGTGGTGTTGAACGTGGCCGGCCGGCCGCAATTGCTGTTGGCCGGTTGCGATCACATGTCGAGCTTCGACCCGCAGTCCGGCAAACAATTGTGGGAGATCGAAAACTCAACCACCGAATGCGTCGGAGCGATTGTCACCGATGGGCAACTCGTCTTCGCCAGCGGCGGCTATCCGAAGAAGCTGACCGTTGCCGTGCGGGCTGATGGCTCGGACCAGGTGGCCTGGGAGAACACGACGCAGACATACGTCCCTTCGATGGTCGTGCATAAAGATTATCTGTACACCGTCACCGATGCGGGCATCGTTTATTGCTGGAAGGCCGCGACCGGCGAGGAGCAATGGAAGACGCGCCTCGGGGGCACATTCAATGCGTCGCCCGTGCTGGTGGGCGAGCTGTTGTTCGCGACCGATCAAGAAGGAAAGACCACGATTTTCAAAGCCAGCCCCACGGGGTTCGAGTCAGTCGGCGAGAACCACCTGGGCGAGGATGTCTATGCCACGCCGGTCTTCGTCGGCGGGCAGATCTTCATGCGCGTCGCGCACGGCAGCGGCGACGCGCGGCGAGAGTGGCTGTACTGCCTAGGGGCGAAGAAGTCTTAG
- a CDS encoding TIGR01777 family oxidoreductase produces the protein MRALITGATGFIGRRLVAEIAEPVVLSRNPQQAREKIPRATHHYWDPLTGPPPADAFAGVDAVFNLAGEPVGEGRWSATKKQRIRDSRVIGTRNLVLGIEALDERPPVLVSASAIGYYGSRGDETLDESSPPARDFLAEVCREWETEARAAEKLGVRVACTRFGIVLGEGGALAKMLLPFKLGAGGRLGNGRQWMSWIHIDDVVGILLAAAHEEQYRGPVNTVSPDPVTNREFTRVLAGVLHRPAIFPVPALALRLAVGGFSEVLLGSQRVLPKVAQRAGYDFHYTSLAEALRAVVEHRPAHAPTPAKVS, from the coding sequence ATGCGAGCTCTCATCACAGGTGCCACGGGTTTCATCGGACGCCGGCTGGTTGCCGAGATCGCCGAGCCGGTCGTGCTGTCGCGCAACCCACAGCAGGCGCGCGAGAAAATCCCCAGGGCCACGCACCATTATTGGGATCCGCTCACCGGCCCTCCTCCTGCGGATGCCTTCGCAGGCGTGGACGCCGTCTTCAACCTGGCGGGAGAACCAGTTGGCGAGGGGCGCTGGTCAGCCACCAAGAAACAACGAATTCGCGATAGCCGGGTCATCGGCACGCGAAATCTCGTCCTAGGAATCGAAGCGCTCGACGAACGACCCCCTGTGCTGGTCTCGGCCTCTGCGATTGGGTACTACGGATCGCGCGGTGATGAAACTCTCGACGAGTCCTCGCCGCCGGCTCGCGACTTTCTGGCCGAAGTTTGCCGTGAGTGGGAAACCGAAGCACGTGCGGCCGAAAAACTGGGCGTGCGCGTCGCCTGCACACGCTTCGGCATTGTGCTGGGCGAAGGGGGCGCATTGGCCAAGATGCTGCTTCCCTTCAAACTCGGCGCCGGCGGACGGCTGGGAAACGGCCGGCAGTGGATGTCCTGGATACACATCGACGATGTCGTCGGCATCCTGCTCGCCGCGGCCCATGAAGAACAATATCGCGGCCCTGTAAACACGGTCTCGCCCGACCCGGTGACCAATCGCGAGTTCACCCGCGTGCTCGCTGGCGTACTGCATCGCCCGGCGATTTTTCCCGTGCCGGCCCTGGCGCTACGGCTGGCTGTGGGAGGATTCTCCGAAGTGTTGCTCGGATCGCAACGTGTGCTGCCCAAGGTAGCGCAGCGCGCCGGCTATGATTTTCACTACACGTCATTGGCCGAAGCTTTGCGCGCCGTTGTCGAACATCGGCCAGCTCACGCGCCCACGCCGGCCAAGGTGTCGTAA
- a CDS encoding SRPBCC family protein, with protein MPGGGVFGNYVGRIERRQFVPRPRSEVFAFFSDAANLESLTPEFLAFHILTPRPIAMRPGTLIDYELKLFGIRFHWQTLIEQFEPESRFVDVQLTGPYRRWHHEHRFEEAQGGTWVSDHVDYEMPWGPLGRIAHALAVRRSLKQIFDFRAAKMGELFGAD; from the coding sequence ATGCCGGGCGGTGGCGTGTTCGGCAATTACGTCGGCCGGATCGAGCGACGACAGTTCGTGCCACGGCCGCGCAGTGAAGTCTTCGCGTTCTTCTCCGACGCGGCCAATCTCGAATCGCTGACCCCCGAGTTTCTCGCATTTCATATTCTCACGCCGCGCCCGATAGCGATGCGCCCCGGCACGTTGATCGATTACGAATTAAAGCTGTTCGGCATCCGCTTTCATTGGCAGACGCTGATCGAACAGTTCGAGCCGGAATCGCGCTTTGTCGATGTGCAACTGACGGGGCCTTATCGCCGCTGGCATCACGAGCATCGCTTCGAAGAAGCGCAGGGCGGGACCTGGGTCAGCGACCACGTCGATTACGAAATGCCGTGGGGACCGCTCGGACGAATCGCGCACGCACTCGCCGTGCGACGTTCGCTGAAACAGATCTTCGACTTCCGCGCCGCAAAAATGGGCGAGCTATTCGGCGCTGACTGA
- the ccsA gene encoding cytochrome c biogenesis protein CcsA — MLAGISTLCFGASYAVAFALELSRLFFRSGVRGALLVVFAAAGLLAHTLFLGYRAATATTTPLSSPFDWFLVAAWVLAATYLYLSFYHPRTAVGLFILPLVLALVGVAQFFASHEPFAETRASQIWGSIHGVFILLGTVAVMVGFVAGVMYLLQSYRLKHKQLPSQGLRLPNLEWLDHINSRAIVISALMLAAGFLSGTVLNLVNHRLEVDELPWSDPVIWTSSLLLAWLATAAIFGVLYRPARQGRKVAYLTVASFLFLLLALGLRLFLPSAHSPAREGAKPQALSVSHAPAIRTSSVRQFACAKTLTRPLPEGEGVLWDVFQLDLDPDFATPHAERSA, encoded by the coding sequence ATGCTCGCGGGAATCAGCACACTCTGCTTCGGGGCCAGTTACGCGGTCGCCTTCGCGCTTGAACTCTCGCGCCTTTTCTTCCGCAGCGGTGTGCGCGGGGCGCTGTTGGTCGTCTTCGCCGCGGCCGGCTTGTTGGCCCACACGCTTTTTCTCGGCTACCGCGCGGCGACCGCCACGACCACACCACTGTCGAGCCCCTTCGACTGGTTTCTCGTGGCGGCCTGGGTTCTGGCGGCCACTTACCTGTACCTGTCCTTCTACCATCCGCGCACGGCGGTAGGCTTGTTCATTTTGCCGCTGGTCCTCGCGCTAGTCGGTGTGGCGCAATTTTTTGCCAGCCACGAACCGTTCGCCGAAACGCGCGCCTCGCAAATCTGGGGCTCGATTCACGGCGTCTTTATCCTGCTGGGAACCGTGGCCGTGATGGTCGGCTTCGTGGCCGGCGTGATGTACCTGCTGCAGTCGTACCGGCTGAAGCACAAGCAATTGCCGTCGCAAGGGCTGCGGCTGCCGAACCTGGAATGGCTCGACCATATCAACAGCCGGGCCATTGTGATCTCGGCCTTGATGCTGGCCGCGGGGTTCCTTTCCGGCACGGTGTTGAACCTGGTCAACCATCGGCTGGAAGTTGACGAGCTGCCGTGGAGCGATCCCGTGATCTGGACGTCGAGCCTGCTCTTGGCGTGGCTCGCCACGGCGGCCATTTTCGGCGTGCTCTACCGGCCAGCTCGACAAGGACGCAAGGTCGCATACCTGACCGTGGCCAGCTTCCTGTTTCTGCTGCTGGCACTCGGGCTGAGGCTGTTCCTGCCTAGCGCCCACTCGCCGGCGCGCGAAGGAGCGAAACCGCAAGCCCTCTCGGTGTCGCACGCACCGGCGATCCGGACATCGTCCGTAAGACAATTTGCGTGCGCGAAGACCCTCACCCGGCCTCTCCCAGAGGGAGAGGGGGTTTTGTGGGACGTCTTTCAGCTTGATCTTGATCCTGACTTCGCCACTCCTCATGCGGAGCGCTCCGCATGA
- the hemA gene encoding glutamyl-tRNA reductase — translation MKYQICGLSHHTASVETRGRLAFSIEQARTALADFRERFPAAEAVVLSTCNRVEIYTACDVPTGVPSHQEVAEFLADFHGLNLSDIFDDLFERTGEDVVRHLFHVAASLDSMVVGEPHIVAQIKQAYELACERDSTGPLTNQVFQAALRVAKRVTSETSINEKRVSIPSVAIADFAKQIFERFDDKRVLVLGAGEMAEETLRYLQDEGARDVHVLNRSFERAEQLAQTWGGRAARWEELTRELAAADLVISTTAATEPIVTRSSFAAVEAARHQRPLFILDLAMPRDFDPLVGQSLGVYLYSIDDLREACDRNRREREKEWPAAIRIVEQETARFMADLNHRATGPIIKRLKQGWQQTTQDELRRLLNKLPDLNDRQQQEVRQSFDRLINKLLHPPLESLRDEAAEGMTHTLLDAFKRLFQLKD, via the coding sequence ATGAAGTACCAGATTTGCGGGCTGAGCCATCACACGGCGTCTGTCGAAACGCGCGGCCGGCTGGCGTTCAGTATCGAGCAGGCCCGCACGGCGCTGGCCGATTTTCGCGAGCGCTTCCCCGCCGCCGAGGCGGTCGTGCTGTCGACCTGCAACCGGGTCGAGATTTACACCGCCTGCGACGTGCCGACCGGCGTGCCATCGCATCAGGAAGTTGCGGAGTTTCTGGCCGACTTCCACGGCTTGAACCTGTCGGACATCTTCGACGATCTCTTCGAGCGGACCGGCGAGGACGTCGTACGGCATCTGTTCCATGTGGCCGCCAGCCTGGACAGCATGGTCGTGGGCGAGCCGCACATCGTGGCACAGATCAAGCAAGCCTATGAGTTGGCCTGCGAGCGCGACAGCACCGGCCCGCTGACGAACCAGGTATTCCAGGCGGCGCTGCGCGTGGCAAAGCGGGTTACCAGCGAGACCTCGATCAACGAAAAGCGCGTCAGCATTCCCAGCGTCGCGATCGCCGATTTCGCGAAGCAGATTTTCGAGCGCTTCGACGACAAGCGCGTGCTAGTGCTGGGGGCTGGGGAAATGGCCGAGGAGACGCTCCGCTATTTGCAGGACGAAGGCGCCCGCGACGTCCACGTGTTGAATCGCAGCTTCGAGCGCGCCGAGCAACTGGCACAGACCTGGGGTGGGCGCGCCGCGCGTTGGGAAGAGCTGACTCGCGAACTGGCCGCGGCCGACCTGGTGATCAGTACCACGGCTGCCACCGAGCCGATCGTGACGCGGTCCTCGTTCGCGGCGGTCGAAGCGGCGCGTCATCAGCGCCCGCTATTCATTCTCGATCTGGCCATGCCGCGCGATTTCGACCCGCTGGTCGGCCAATCGCTGGGCGTGTACCTATATTCGATCGACGACCTGCGCGAGGCCTGCGATCGCAATCGGCGCGAACGCGAAAAAGAATGGCCGGCCGCGATCCGCATCGTCGAGCAGGAAACGGCCCGTTTCATGGCCGACCTGAACCATCGCGCCACGGGCCCGATCATCAAGCGGCTGAAGCAAGGCTGGCAGCAAACAACGCAGGACGAATTGCGCCGCTTGCTGAATAAACTCCCCGACCTGAATGACCGCCAGCAGCAAGAGGTCCGCCAATCATTCGATCGGCTGATCAACAAGCTGCTTCACCCGCCGCTGGAAAGCCTGCGCGACGAAGCAGCCGAGGGGATGACGCACACACTGCTGGACGCCTTCAAGCGGCTGTTCCAACTCAAAGACTAG
- the scpB gene encoding SMC-Scp complex subunit ScpB: protein MVEAVLLISNEPITNRRLSQAAGLADPTQARTLVRRLNEAYLRDGSPFRVEEVAGGWQLMTHQSFGGWLRRLHPWGCGIRLSSPALETLAVVAYRQPVLRAEVESIRGVQCGEMLRQLMDRDLVRIVGKSHDLGRPFLYGTTPRFLRTFGLRHLDDLPRAQQLRPAAANLSTTSEVIPGAGRDQDLPGPTF, encoded by the coding sequence ATGGTCGAAGCTGTGTTATTGATCTCAAACGAACCGATTACGAATCGGCGCCTCTCTCAGGCGGCCGGGCTGGCCGATCCCACCCAAGCGCGGACCCTGGTGCGGCGGCTGAACGAAGCGTACCTTCGCGACGGCTCGCCGTTTCGCGTCGAAGAAGTGGCGGGGGGATGGCAACTAATGACCCACCAATCGTTCGGGGGGTGGTTACGTCGGTTGCATCCCTGGGGATGTGGGATCAGGCTGTCGAGCCCTGCGCTTGAGACCCTGGCGGTGGTTGCGTACCGGCAGCCGGTATTGCGCGCCGAGGTGGAGTCGATTCGCGGCGTGCAGTGCGGCGAAATGCTACGTCAGTTGATGGATCGCGATCTAGTACGTATCGTCGGCAAATCGCATGACTTGGGGCGTCCATTTTTGTATGGTACGACTCCACGGTTCCTGCGGACGTTCGGACTGCGGCACCTGGATGATTTGCCCCGGGCGCAGCAATTGCGTCCGGCGGCGGCGAACCTGTCAACGACAAGTGAAGTTATCCCCGGCGCCGGCCGGGATCAGGATTTACCCGGACCTACTTTTTGA
- a CDS encoding cysteine desulfurase family protein, with protein sequence MSVAPQHIYLDHNATTPLLPQAAATIVAVYDSAVANPASQHWAGRKARQLLEDARDAIATLVGARCDTARADRVVFTSGGTEANNLSLLGLAGQVPGHLIVSAIEHPCVLGPADELRRRGWTVDLLPVTSDGITRVEALLDLLRPDTRLVSLMLANNETGVVQPVAQAAAICAERGIPLHTDAAQAIGKIGVDFGALGAAAMTTSAHKFGGPPGIGALVLRHDVTLAPLLHGGHQQAGLRPGTEPVALAAGMQAALEFRQANMANTAGQWTALRDEFEVTLRAGWPDLVVNGAGAVRLPQTSNVSFPGLDRQALVMALDLAGVSCSTGSACASGSSEPSPTLLAMDCPRDVFESALRFSWGASSTAVETAEAARRILKICNELRGKKLGKKSPPTVADRGQIW encoded by the coding sequence ATGTCGGTAGCGCCGCAACATATCTATCTTGACCATAATGCCACGACCCCCTTGTTGCCGCAGGCCGCGGCGACGATCGTGGCGGTCTACGATTCGGCCGTGGCGAATCCGGCGAGCCAGCATTGGGCGGGACGCAAAGCGCGACAGCTTCTTGAGGATGCGCGCGATGCGATTGCCACTCTCGTCGGTGCCCGCTGCGACACCGCCCGGGCCGATCGCGTCGTCTTCACCTCGGGCGGTACCGAAGCGAATAACCTGTCCCTTCTCGGCCTGGCCGGCCAGGTGCCGGGACATCTGATCGTTTCGGCCATCGAGCACCCCTGCGTCCTCGGGCCGGCCGACGAGCTGCGCCGGCGCGGCTGGACCGTGGACCTTCTGCCCGTCACCTCGGACGGCATCACCCGGGTCGAAGCGCTGCTCGACCTGCTGCGCCCCGACACCCGGCTGGTCAGCTTGATGCTGGCGAATAACGAAACCGGCGTAGTGCAGCCGGTTGCACAGGCGGCCGCGATTTGCGCCGAGCGCGGCATTCCCCTGCACACTGACGCGGCCCAAGCGATCGGCAAGATCGGCGTCGACTTCGGCGCCCTGGGGGCCGCCGCGATGACCACGAGCGCGCATAAGTTCGGCGGACCGCCGGGCATCGGCGCTCTCGTCCTGCGTCACGATGTGACGCTCGCTCCGCTGCTGCACGGCGGCCATCAACAGGCAGGTCTCCGCCCGGGCACCGAACCAGTGGCCCTCGCCGCCGGAATGCAGGCCGCCTTGGAGTTCCGCCAGGCGAACATGGCAAATACCGCCGGCCAATGGACCGCGCTGCGCGACGAATTCGAGGTCACGCTACGCGCCGGCTGGCCGGACTTGGTCGTTAATGGTGCGGGTGCCGTAAGATTGCCGCAAACCAGCAACGTCTCGTTTCCCGGTCTGGACCGGCAGGCGTTGGTCATGGCGCTCGACTTGGCGGGGGTCAGTTGCTCCACGGGTTCGGCCTGTGCCAGCGGCTCGTCCGAACCGTCGCCAACGCTGCTGGCGATGGATTGTCCGCGCGACGTTTTCGAGAGCGCGCTGCGCTTCAGTTGGGGAGCGTCGAGCACAGCCGTCGAGACGGCCGAGGCGGCCCGGCGCATCTTGAAGATTTGCAATGAGTTGCGAGGCAAAAAATTGGGCAAAAAATCCCCCCCGACGGTCGCCGACAGGGGGCAAATTTGGTAG
- a CDS encoding DnaA/Hda family protein, with the protein MPDRPLVTPLSEGSFALALSNGTTWASRFFLGTEGALLRCALDDFLGRDTTPYQPLVLHGAAGLGKSHLAHGIARRFAAQHPALSVVCETGADFARGYATAVETHDILPWREAFRGAALLVIDNLDELTGKSAAQIEFLHTIDALADAGGRLLVTARTIPTRIPHLLPGLVSRLSAGLTVALTKPGPAARSVALEAISRAMDISLTDDALRLLARDLDVTMPELAGALHELTAPTNTASAHAPAALIDHARAVAFLTGRPAARPVPLGDIAARTARHYALAVADLRGPSQRQNIARARAVAMFIARQLTDKSLGAVGKYFGGRDHTTVLHGCRKTEELMARDAELRQTVHDLRTALRGD; encoded by the coding sequence GTGCCTGACCGCCCCCTGGTGACACCGCTCTCCGAGGGGAGTTTTGCGCTGGCATTGTCCAACGGCACGACCTGGGCCAGCCGGTTTTTCCTGGGCACGGAAGGCGCACTTTTACGGTGCGCGCTCGACGATTTTCTCGGCCGCGACACGACGCCATACCAGCCGCTAGTGCTGCACGGCGCGGCCGGCCTGGGGAAGTCGCATCTGGCACATGGCATCGCTCGGCGATTCGCCGCGCAACATCCTGCATTGTCGGTGGTTTGCGAAACCGGTGCCGACTTCGCGCGCGGCTACGCGACGGCCGTCGAAACGCACGACATCCTCCCCTGGCGCGAAGCATTCCGCGGGGCGGCGCTATTGGTGATCGACAATCTCGACGAGCTCACCGGCAAGTCCGCAGCGCAGATTGAGTTTTTGCACACAATCGATGCACTCGCAGACGCGGGGGGCCGGCTATTGGTTACGGCGCGCACCATCCCGACGCGCATCCCGCACCTGCTGCCAGGTTTGGTAAGCCGACTTTCCGCGGGATTGACCGTTGCGTTAACAAAACCTGGTCCAGCAGCGCGCAGCGTGGCGCTTGAGGCGATATCTCGTGCGATGGACATTTCGCTAACTGATGACGCGTTACGGCTGCTCGCCCGTGATCTGGACGTCACGATGCCCGAGTTGGCCGGCGCATTGCACGAACTAACAGCGCCCACGAACACCGCTTCTGCTCACGCACCAGCGGCGTTGATCGATCATGCCCGGGCCGTGGCGTTTCTCACCGGCCGTCCGGCGGCGCGTCCGGTGCCGCTGGGTGATATCGCGGCGCGCACGGCGCGGCACTATGCCTTGGCGGTAGCGGATTTGCGCGGCCCCTCGCAGCGGCAAAATATCGCCCGAGCCCGAGCCGTGGCGATGTTCATCGCGCGGCAATTGACCGACAAAAGCCTGGGGGCGGTGGGAAAATATTTCGGCGGCCGCGATCATACGACCGTATTGCACGGCTGCCGTAAGACCGAAGAGCTAATGGCGCGCGATGCCGAGCTGCGCCAGACGGTGCATGATTTACGGACCGCACTCCGTGGAGATTGA
- the dnaN gene encoding DNA polymerase III subunit beta, whose amino-acid sequence MKLTCDREKMLTAFQSAAAVAPTRSPKPILQNVKLDASSAGGMVLATDLEVGIRVEVPGVTAEAPGSVVLPIQRFGSILRESGDAVLRIETDGNGVVVRGEHSEFRLPAENPAEFPAIADFNEAKYHVVPARVLSQIIRRTTFATDNESSRYALGGVLVELSADKITAVGTDGRRLAMMEAPAQSVGGHATGDNMTIIPARSMHLIEKILTEPDAEIHIAARANEVLVKSPRAMLYTRLVEGRFPKWRDVFPKRPDAVKIELSVGPLHSAVRQAAIVTSEESRGVDFTFGQGKLVLAGRAPEVGQSRVELPIAYDGAAVSISLDPRFFNDFLKVLEAEATFTLELKDAESAAVCHTGDGYSYVIMPLARDR is encoded by the coding sequence ATGAAGCTGACATGTGATCGCGAAAAGATGTTAACGGCGTTTCAAAGTGCGGCGGCCGTAGCCCCCACGCGCAGCCCCAAGCCGATTCTGCAAAACGTCAAGCTCGATGCCAGCAGCGCCGGAGGCATGGTGCTGGCCACGGATCTCGAAGTGGGGATCCGCGTCGAGGTGCCCGGCGTCACGGCCGAGGCTCCCGGTAGCGTCGTGTTGCCGATCCAGCGCTTTGGATCGATCTTGCGCGAAAGTGGCGATGCCGTGCTGCGAATCGAAACCGATGGTAATGGGGTCGTGGTCCGCGGCGAGCATAGCGAGTTCCGCTTGCCCGCCGAAAATCCGGCCGAGTTTCCCGCGATCGCCGACTTTAACGAGGCGAAGTATCACGTCGTACCGGCCCGCGTGTTATCGCAGATCATTCGCCGCACGACATTCGCCACCGATAACGAAAGCAGCCGCTACGCTCTGGGTGGCGTGCTCGTCGAGCTGAGCGCCGACAAGATCACGGCCGTCGGCACCGATGGACGCCGCCTGGCGATGATGGAAGCGCCGGCGCAAAGCGTGGGCGGCCACGCGACCGGCGACAACATGACGATCATCCCCGCCCGCAGCATGCACCTGATCGAAAAGATCCTCACCGAGCCGGATGCCGAGATTCATATCGCGGCCCGCGCCAACGAAGTGCTGGTGAAAAGTCCGCGTGCCATGCTTTACACTCGGCTGGTAGAGGGGCGTTTTCCCAAGTGGCGCGACGTATTTCCCAAGCGGCCGGACGCGGTCAAGATCGAGCTGTCGGTCGGCCCACTCCACTCCGCGGTGCGACAGGCTGCGATCGTGACGAGCGAAGAAAGCCGTGGCGTTGATTTCACCTTCGGTCAGGGAAAGCTGGTATTAGCAGGCCGCGCGCCGGAAGTCGGTCAATCGCGGGTCGAGTTGCCAATCGCCTACGACGGTGCGGCCGTGTCGATCAGCCTGGATCCACGTTTCTTCAACGACTTTCTCAAAGTGCTCGAGGCCGAGGCGACCTTCACGCTCGAGCTGAAGGATGCCGAGAGTGCGGCCGTGTGCCATACCGGCGACGGTTACTCGTATGTGATCATGCCGCTGGCGCGCGATCGGTAA
- a CDS encoding DUF721 domain-containing protein, which translates to MSTGRPQKIANVLADLMARRGYARQQSTADLAAVWQEAAGELVAQHSRVGLVRQGRLEVTVAHSALVQELTFQKAAILAHLQKKLPQEHIADLRFRVGPTE; encoded by the coding sequence GTGTCGACCGGACGGCCTCAAAAAATCGCGAATGTGCTTGCCGATCTGATGGCACGTCGCGGTTACGCGCGCCAGCAATCGACCGCCGATCTGGCCGCCGTCTGGCAGGAAGCAGCCGGAGAATTAGTGGCGCAACACAGTCGAGTGGGATTGGTCCGGCAGGGACGGTTAGAGGTGACCGTGGCCCATTCGGCGCTGGTCCAGGAGCTAACCTTTCAAAAGGCGGCAATCCTCGCGCACCTGCAAAAAAAACTACCTCAGGAACATATTGCCGACCTGCGTTTTCGGGTCGGTCCCACGGAGTAA